DNA from Paraburkholderia sp. PGU19:
GGGCGGCATGGGCGGGCTTGGGGCGGCGATCAGCAGGGCGTTGCACGATGCCGGCATCACCGTGGCCATGTCGTACTCGACACGCAACGATCACGTGGCGACGTGGCTGATGAAGGAACGTGATCAGGGTCGTCACTTTCACGCGTACGAAGCCGATGTCAGCGATTTCGATTCGTGCGAACGCTGCGCGAAGCGCGTACTCGATGAATTGAAGAAGGTGGATATCCTGATCAACAACGCCGGCATCACACGCGATATGACGTTCGCCCGCATGACCAAAGCGGATTGGGATGCCGTGCTGCGCACCGATCTCGATGGACTGTTCAACATGTCCAAGCAGTTTCTGCCAGGGATGATCGAGCGCGGCTATGGACGTATCATCAACGTCAGTTCGGTGAATGGTTCGCGGGGCGCGTTCGGACAGGTTAATTATTCGGCTGCGAAGTCTGGCGTGCATGGCTTCACGAAGTCGTTGGCGCTGGAAGTCGCGAAGCGCGGCATCACCGTGAACACCGTGTCGCCGGGTTATCTGGCAACGGCGATGGTTCAGGCCGTTCCTCACGACATCATGGAATCAAAGATTCTGCCGCAGATACCCGTTGGGCGGCTCGGACGCCCGGAAGAGATCGCAGCACTCGTGGCGTTTCTCTGCTCCGATGAAGCGGCGTTCATGACGGGCGCCAATCTCGCGATAAACGGCGGCATGCACATGGAGTGAATCCGGCGTTGCCGTTATCGCCGATCACCGCCACGACCCATGGAGACCAACGTGTCAGAACCTCGCAGCACGATACTCGTGGTGTACTACTCGCGCACCGGCACGACGCGTCGAATCGCGGAGATGCTGGCGGCGGAACTGGGCGCCGATATCGAGCCTATCTGTGAGCAGGGTGCGAACGTGTCGCGCGCCGGGTCGCGCGGCTACCTGCGTTCGCTGATCGACGCGCTGTGCCGGCGTCGGGTCAGGATCACGCCTGCGATGCATGATCCGTCGTGCTATGAAATGGTCGTGGTGGGTTCTCCTGTGTGGGCGAGTCACGCTTCGGCTCCCGCGTTGGCATGGCTCGCGGAACACGGCGAGCAGATCCGGCACGTCGCGCTGTTCTGCTGTCTGGGCGGCCGCGGTGCGGGGCCGGCGTTGCAGCAGCTGGCCGGCGCGGCGCGAAAAACGCCTGTGGCAACCTGTGCGATCACGACGCATGACTTGCATGAACGTCTTGATGGCGACCTGCGTCAGAGCTTCGCGCGGAAAATCAGGCACAAGCTGGCGACCCGGCTGGAAACGGAATGGGGTGTTTGAAAGGGTGAAGGACGGCACGTGTCGAGCAGTATGGGACAAGGACAGGCGTCGCGGATTCCTGCGCCACGCCTGTCCTGTCCCGCGCGCCGCGCTAGTCGAGCGCCAGCACGACGCGCCCGTCGACGGTTCCCTCACGCAATTGCCCGAGCACGTTGTTGATGTTCTCGAGGCGATCGCGCTGGATATGTGCGCGAACGCTGCCTTGCGCGGCGAAATCGAGCGACTCCTGCAAATCGCGTCGTGTGCCGACAATCGATCCGCGCACCGTAATGCCATTGAGCACGGTCGAGAAGATCGGTAACGGAAAGTCGCCGGGCGGCAGGCCGTTCAACGCGACCGTTCCCCCACGCCGCACCATGCCGAGTGCCTGTGCAAAGGCGCTTCGCGATACGGCTGTCACCAGCACGCCGTGCGCTCCACCGATTTCCTTTTGAATAGTGGCCGCGGGGTCCGTGGTGTTCGCATTGATCGTCAGCTTCGCACCCAGTTTGCGTGCGAGCGCCAGTTTCTCGTCGGAGATGTCGACGGCGACGACGTGCAGGCCCATCGCGATCGCATACTGCACGGCCACGTGACCCAAGCCGCCAATGCCTGAGATGGATAACCACTGGCCAGGGCGCGTGTCCGTCACGCGGATGCCTTTATACACCGTGACACCGGCGCAGAGAATCGGCGCGATTTCGTCGAATGCGATGTTATCGGGCAGATGTCCGACGTAGTTCGGATCGGCGAGCACGTATTCCGCATATCCGCCGTTGACCGAGTAGCCGGTGTTTTGCTGGTCGTGACACAGCGTTTCCCAGCCGCTCAGGCAATGCTCGCAGTAGCCGCAGGCCGTATAGAGCCAGGGCACGCCCACGCGGTCGCCTTCCTTGACGTTCCTCACGCCGCTGCCGACCTCGGCGACATAGCCCACGCCCTCATGACCAGGAATGAACGGCAAGGACGGCTTGACGGGCCAGTCTCCGTCGGCGGCATGCAGATCGGTATGACACACGCCGGACGCCTTGATGTTGACCAGAATCTGGCCCGGCCCGACTTCGGGAACCGGGACTTCCTCGATACTCAGCGGCGCACCGAATTGATGGACGACGGCGGCCTTCATGTAACGCGTCATGTGATCCTCCTTCATAAAGTCACTGCTACAACATGGATCGATAATACTAGTAGCGGCTGGCACGCGGCACGAAGGCGCGTCGTGCGCTCAAACCGCGCTAGACGCGCAGCGAGCCGCGAAATGCACCGAAGTCCGTGCGTGAAGGGCGACGCGCGGGCGAACGGTCGAGGGGCTGGTCTGCATTGGCATGAAACGCTTGCGCGAAGTTGAATAGAATGGACTTCGTCATCGTGCATTGCTCGTGTGAGCCCCATCCTGTCGAGAGTAGAACGGTTGGCGCTCTGTCCGTTGATCCCTGTCAACCCGTTCACGAATAGAACCGGTTTCCAGCGGTATTCGAGGGAATCGGAGGCTCTTTGACCAGGATCAGTTGTGACACGTCGCGGGCCGTTATCTTGAAGGGGTTCATGAATTCGCTGCGGAGCAGAAAACGTGTCGATCCAGCATGGTCAACCCGACGAACTGAACGGACAAGCCGTCGCGGCTGATGAGATCACTTACGAGATCGTCGACCTCGCGACGACAGCAGCACGGGCGCCACTGCAATTGGGCGCGCAGGGGGCGTGATGGCACGGATGAACATCGGGCTGTGCATCGCTCTCGTCGGTTTGGCATGGCTTGCTGCGTGCGCAACGGCCTCGCGCGACACGGCGTTCCGTGCCGAAGAAGTCGAACTCTTCCATGCTCGCCAGGAAGCGAGCATTGTCTGCACCACGGCGCCCGCCTGCGACGAAGCGTGGGCGCGCACGAGAACGTTCATCGCAGCGCATTCGGCGACGCGGATCGTGCAGGCCGACGATGCCGTGATTCAGACCGCGTTTCCGCATGCGTTCGGCTATGTCTATCTGGCCGCGTCGAAAGACGCCGACGGCAACGGCGGGGCGGCCATCCGGCTGAAGGCGATGTGCCGCGGAATGTACGACAGCGACGGTAATGCCGGGCTGCTGTATGCGACATGCGCAAAGTCGGTCATTTCGGTGGAGGCGGGTTTCAGGGCGTGGCTGGAGAAGCGGGGCGAATGATCCCAGTTCTGCCGAAACCAACGTTTCGCGGGCGCCGCCCGCCTTCGCCCGCGATGGGCACACGGCTGTTTCGCAGTTGGGGCGCGACAGGGGCTCCTGATCTGAATCAAGCGATGCATCGGGGCATGGGATAGGCTCACAGATAGGCTCACAAACAGCGACACCGGGATGTTGCTGGCACGCCAGCCTGAAGGCGGCGGCACCCGATGTCAGACAGCGTTATTTCTCACTTTTTTGCGCGATGGTTAGCGGCCTCGACTTTTTCACGATCGGCGGCGCGGATTCGCATGACGGTGCGCGCGCCGTTCACGCGTGGCGCGTTATCCGCTGGCTTCTGTGCGGATGGAGCCTGCTTGCCATCCCCGCGTTCTATGGCGAACTCACGGCGACTTCACCGGGCGCGCTGGCGATTGCGCGAAGCCTGTACCTGTGCATGTTCGCCGGCTTCGCAATCTGCCTGCTGTGGATGTTTCACGCGAGCAGGAAGCCTAAGGCATGGCTCGCGCACAATCGCCTCGACGTGACGATCATGATCGGCGCCGCATTCAGCGCAGGGTGGGGAGCGCCGCCCTGGCAGACGGTCGAATGGGTATTGCGTCTGCTCTTCGCGAGCCTCGTTGCGATCCGCATCGTCCTGTCGTTGAAAGGTTATTTCGCACCCAACCGGCTCATCGGTCTGCTGATCGCGGGTGCCGCCGTGCTCGCCATGGCGGGCGCGGGATTCCTCTGGCTCGAACCGAGGGTCCACAACTACGCCGAGGGTCTCTGGCTCGCGTTCGAAAGCAGCGCGACGGTCGGTTATGGGGATATCGCGCCGACCACGCCCGCATCGCGCGTGTTTGCCGTGTTCGTCGTATTGCTGGGGTACGGCATGCTCTCGCTGGTCTTTGCCAGCATTGCGGCCACGTTGATCGGCAAGGAGGAACGGGCGCTGCGCCACGAAATGCACCGCGACATCAAACATCTGAACGCAGAAATTGATCAACTGCGCGCAGAGCTGCGGGCATTGCGCGAGAGCCTGGTTCCATCAGGCGATGCGATCACTGAAGCAGAAGCGCGCCATCCCGCACTGCGAGATAAGCACTGAACAAGAAGTGGCGCAACGGTCTTCATTCGTCGTCGCGCCGGATGAACCGTTCACACGCCGCGAAACTGCGGAACAGGACGACGCGTGTTGCCGTGTGCCCGGTGCGATAACCGTAGCTTCGGTATCGACTCTAAACCGCGCTTCCCCCTTGTCGCTTGAGGCACATCAAGACCTGGGTTTCGCGCTGGCTTCAGCGTGGCGCGGATAAGGACGTGCACCACGACGACCGTTGATTCAGGTCAATCCCGCAGCCGCTCCAGCATCGAATATAGAAACATCCATGGCGCACACGCCAGCAACGGCATGAGACACGCGATGAACGGAAAAATGGCAAGTGAAACAGAATCGGTCGCGTTTAAACGGGTACTGATTGCCGCGGAAGGCGGCGCGGGCCTCGTCCCATTGACGCGCTTCGCGTTGCGATTTGCAGCGCAGGCCGCGCTGGTGCGGCTGGTCGATGTGATCTGCAACCCCGCCGCGCTCGTCCCAACCCTTCTCCTGTCATACCCGGACTGGAGCGAAGCCCATCGCGCGATGCTGCATGCAGCAAAGACACGTCTCGCTCAGGCTGCACATGAAGCCACAGAATTCGTTGCGCGGCCGGAAACCGATCTGATCGACCTCACCGAACTGCATCGTCAAGCGGCCGACGCGTTAGGCGACGCAGCCCGGAAATGGCACACGGACCTGATCGCCGTCGCTTCGCACCCACGCAGTCATCGTTGGGCGTGCAGGCTCGATCCCGAGGAACTCGTCGCCGTGTCGCATTGCCCGGTGCTGCATGTGCCGACCGCGTGCCTCGCGGGTGCAGACGCGGCCGTGGCGCGCGTGCTCGTGGCTGTCGACGGGTCGGACGCTTCCATGCTGGCGCTGCGTCTTGCGTCGCGGATCGTGCCCACGGGCGCCACGTTCAGGGTGATCTATGTGACGGACGGCCGCGCCCATCTGAGGGACCTGTTGCCGCGCGGCTTTTTCCGTCACGACGGCACGCGCGTGCTGGCCGCCGCCGAAGCAGTGATGAAGAGCGCTTCGCTCCCGGTAGAAGCCACAGTCGCCGAAACGGACCTCGAATATGACGACGTCGCCAGCGTCATTCTGCGCGAAGCGAGACAGTGGCGGGCCGACCTCGTGGTGATGTCGTCCAGCAGCCGACCGATGCTCCGGCATCCTCTGCCGGGACATGTCGTCGCGCACACACTGCGCGATGCCGAGTGTCCCGTGCTTATCTGTCCGCTCTTGACTGAGCAGGCGCTGCGTGCCGACACAAGAAGTGACGGCGGGCAGCCGGCGGAATCGGAGGGCGCCGTGTCGCCACCGCCCATGTTCCTTTGAATTGTGGTTCGTACTGTCATTTAGGAGGAGTTCACCATGTACAAGCGGATTATGGTTGCGCTGGACGGCAGCAAGTCGGGCGAGCGCGTGCTGGAAGAGGCTGTGAAAATGGCGAGTCTCACGCAGGGAACCATTCTCGCCGTCTATGTCGTCGACAAGACACCGCTGTTCGGCTATGCCGGATACTACGACCCGATCGCCCTTGTCGACGCCTTGCGCAAGGATGGCCGCGAGACGCTCCAGAACGCGGAGGCGGCATGCAAGGCAGCGGGCGTTGCATGCGAACCGGAACTGATCGAAACCGAGCGGCTTTCCGAAGACGTCGCCGAAACGCTTCGACATTACGCGGCGCGGACGCGCGTGGAACTGGCCGTGCTCGGCACGCATGGCCGTCGAGGCGTGCGCCGCGTCGTGCTTGGCAGCGTGGCCGAGCGCTTCGTCCGCTTTGCCGAGTGTCCCGTGTTGCTCGTGCGTGGCGCAGAGCCTGAGCACGAGGTCGGGACGGACGCCTGACGCGAGAGCGCGTCGACCTTGCCGGCAATGCAGGATCGTGCTCGCGCTACTGTGAGTAACGCAGATAGCGTTGCCGAACCGGCCGGAACGCATCTGCTTCGCGAGTCATCAATTCCTGTAACACCGCGGGTCCATCCCCGCGCCCGATCGCCTGCCACATTGCGTCTGAGCCGATCGCATCGCGCGTCGCGGCGATATCGAACGCCTGCGGATATAGGGTGTGCAGGGTTGCGACGATCGCCACGCCAAGACTGCCCGGCATGCGTCCGGATAGGGTCCGCGTGATGCGGATACCGTGACAGGGTTGGCCGCGATAGGTGGATTCGGTCGGCACGAAATCGACGGGTTCGAAGCGGGCGTCGTCGCGCGATCCGTTGAGGGCGGCAGCGAGCCTCGCGCCGTCGATCCACGGCGCGCCGACCCATTCGAACGGATGAGGCGTGCCGCGGCCGACGCTCACATTTGCACCTTCGAGCAGCGCGACGTCAGGATAAAGATCGAGCGCGGACAGCGTACGAAGGTTGGGCGAGATGGGCAGCCAACCGAGCCCCGTGTCCGCGAAACGCATCGATCGCAGGTAGCCTTCCATCGGCACGACACGCAGGTCCGCGCCGATATGGCGTGCGTCGTTGAACAGGCCCGCGAGTTCGCCGGACGTCATGCCGTGTTGCAGCGGCAGCGGGAAATAGCCCGTGAAGCTTTCACGCCCGGCGTCCAGTGACGGCCCGCCGAAGCGGTCGGCGCCAAGCGGATTGGGCCGGTCGAGCACGATCAGCGGAATATGCGCGGCGGCGGCCGCTTCGAGCGCGTAGCCCAGCGTCGTTTCGTACGTGAAGAAGCGCACCCCGGCGTCCTGCAGGTCGAACACGAGCGCGTCGAGCCCGTCGAGCGCACCGGGCGGGAAGCGTTTCGTTTGCCCATACAGGCTATGCACGACGAGGCCACTCGACGGATCGATGCTGTCGCGCACAGGCTCGTCTGCGTCGATGTCGAGTCCGTGTTCGGGTGAAAAAAGCCGGACCAGCGTGACACCCGGCGCGTGCAGCAGCACATCGACTGTTCGCTGGCCGTGCGCGTCGAAACCGGTGCGATTCGTGACCAGACCGATTCGCATGCCCGCGAGCATGCCGAACTGTTGTGCGGCAAGCACGTCGATGCCCGTGCGCACCGGACCTGTTGCAGCTGGCGGGCGCACAGCGTGTTCGAGCGCGTTGTGCGTATCCGGCAGCGCGAGTGCGATCTGCCGCGGCGACACCGGCCCAACGCTACTCGACAGCAACGCGAGCGTCTGCGCACGCAACGCTGCGGCATCGCCGCCATTTATCATATGAACGCGGTTCGTCAACACGATCAGAAAGCGCCGTGTCACGAAATCGATCCATAGCGCCGTTCCCGTGAACCCGGTATGACCGATGGCGCCAATAGGCTGCACACGATAACGATTGGCGGCCAGCGGCGCGTCGAGTTCCCAGCCGAGGCCACGCCACGGCGGCGTTGCGTCAGCCGTGAGCGGCACGGCCATCTTATCGATGCTTTCCTGACGGAGAATGCGAGCGTGGCGGGACATGTTGGGCGCCGCACTGTCGCCGTCCGTCAGCAGGAGCATGCGTGCGAAACGCGCCAGGTCGGCAGCCGTGGAAAAAAGTCCCGCGTTGCCCGCGACGCCCCCGAGCGCACTCGCGAGAGGATCGTGGACGCGGCCCTGGCGCATGCCTTGCGGATCGGAAGTCGTCGGCGCGGCGCGCGCGGAGTGCGCGGCATCGGGCGTGAAGCCGGTGTCCGTCATGCCAAGGGGCGCGAATATGAACTTGCGGCAATATGCGTCGAAGGGCATGCCCGACACGCGCGCGACGAGCACGCCGAGTACGACGAAGTTGACGTCGCTATAGAGGGTGCGCTCGTCCGGCGCGGCGACAGGCCGGATACTGGCGATGTCGCGCAGGAGTTCTGCCGGCATCACGCGATGCGATGTTTCTCCGAGGCCGGGCGGTTCGGCGGGCAAGCCTGACGTATGGGTCAGCAGTTGTTGCACCGTGATCTGCGCCTTGCCGTGCGCGCCGAATGCGGGCCAGTAACGTGCGACGGGCGCGGCAAGATCCAGTTCGCCGCGCTCGGCGAGTTGCATGACGGCAGTCGTCGTCGCGACGACTTTGGTCAGCGACGCGAGATCGAACACGGTGTCAGCCGTCATCGGCTCGATGCGCGGACGCAGCATGCGGTTGCCGTGCACCAGTTGCGACGATGCCCCGTCTGCCGTGCCAGCGAGGATAACGGCGCCTGGAATGCGGCCGTTGGCAATCTCACCCGATACGATCTGCAAAAGCACGGCGCGCGCCGGCTCATCGAACAGCGGCATATCGGCTCTTGCATGCGCGGCAGCCGTCAACGCGATGAACGCAAGCGCACCCAGCGGCCTCAGTGCGGCAATTGCGCGGGATCGTAACGATTGCGGGGATTCCATAACATCCACCCATCCGTATGCTCGGCATCGGCGGCATCGATCTGCGCGCGAATCTCGTCCGCATCGAAGTCGCGGCGATCGAATGCGTAGTCGCGAAAAGCCTGCAGCCACGGGCGAAACCTCACCCCCGGCAACCCGGTCCGGCGCTGCGCTTCAGCGAGTGAGCGGCGCACGATCTGTCCCGGATCGGTGGTCGGCTTCGTGCATCCCGGCAGCCCCCAGGTGAAGCCGGACGGATAGAGCATCGGCGAAATATAGTCGAGCGGCGCGCCGAGCGTTTCGAGTTGCTGGCCAATCGCAGTGTCGTCGAGGTTCCAGCATACGTAGCCGAAAATATCGGCGGACACGAAGACGTTGTAGGGCGCGAGACGGGCGCGAGCGGCCTGGAGAAAACCCGCGATCGCGGCAGTGCGGTTCGCTCGCGTGTTCGGCTCGCTGAAAGTCAGCCCCGCTGCGTCCGGGAAGCGCACATAGTCAAACTGGATTTCGTCGAAACCGAGGCGCGCCGCTTCTTCCGCGACGTCGAGGTTGTGCTTCCAGACTTCGCGGCGAAACGGATCGACCCATTGCAGCTTTTCCCGATCCCGCCAGATGTTGCCCTGCGCGTCCCGAACGGCCCATTCGGGATGGGCGGTGACGAGCGGGTCATCCTTGAAAACGACGATGCGCGCGATCAGGTACAGGCCTTCCTGATGCAGATTCTGCAGCAGCGCGGCCATGTCGTGGACGACGGGTGCGGGCGATGGCGCGTTCGCTGCCGCGCCGGCTATCTCGCGCGCTTCGCTCTCATATGAGGTCAGGCCGCGGTCGCCTTTTGCGTCGATCACCAGTGCATTGACGCCATTTGTTTCCTTGAGCGCCACGGCTGCGTTGCGCAGGCTCGCCGTCGCCACGCCGTAGATGGACAGATAGACGCCCCGTACGCGAAACGGCGTCAGCGCAACCACGATCGGCTGGTTGGAAGTCGCGGTCACGGACGCCGAGCGGTAGCCCGGCGCACGCGCTGCGACAACCCGGACATGGTCGGCGCTGACAAAGGCGCCGTTGGCGTCGGCATACTGGGGTTTGCCGTCGAGGGTCACGGTTGCGTGCGGTATCGGCCGATGCGTTGCTTCATCGACGATTACGCCCTGCACCTCGGACGCCGCGCGCGTCGACGAGATGCCGATGCAGACGAGTAGTGCGGCGCAGTACAGAACGATGCGCGCGCGCTTCATCGGCGAACCTCCGCTGCCTGATCGGCTGGCGTCTCGGGCTCGCCGAGCAGGCGGCCGAGTATGCGCGGCGTCACATCGTCGACCATCAGAAAACGGGGTAGCGCCATTAACGGCGAAGAGGGCCTCACACGCTGCGCATTCAGTGTAAAGGCCGCCACATAGCCCAGCTTGCTCGCGATGCGCACCAGATCGTCGTCGTACAGACCGAAAGGCCAGGCGACCATGTCGACCTGTCCGCCCAGTCTGGACTCGATCAGTTCGCGCGAATGTTGCAACTGCGTGCTGGCGAAACGCTCGAATTCGGCGGGCGCCTGGCGCCGCCGCTCAACGTGGAAGTTCGGATGCCACCAGGTGTGCGATTGAACGTCGAACAGTCCCGTGGCCCGCAAGGTCCGCAATTGTTCCCAGGTCAGCGCATACGATGCGTTCGAAATCGCAGACGGATAGACAAACAGGGTGACGGGCAACTGCTCGCGTTGCGCGATTGGCAGCAGCCTTTGATAGACCGATTCATGGCCATCATCGACGGTCAGCGCGACAGCCTTGCGCGGCAGCGTCGCAGCAGGATCGCGCAGCCAGGTCACGATCGCACGCAGGGGCACGATCTCGTACCCGTGCTGTTTCAGGAAGCGAAGCTGCGCTTCGAAGGTCGTGACGCGCACAGTCATCGAATCATCGGCCGTATCCGAGAAGCGGTGATAGACGAGAATCGCGACGGCCGACACGGCCTCATGCGTGCCTTGCTCTGCGAATGCCGTGGGCGAGGCCAGCAGCGAGACGGTCATCAACATGATCGCGACCAGCAGAAGGAGTGCCGCGCTGCGGTGCATCGCGTGCGGCGCATTGCGCGAACGCGTGAGAGTGCGTGCGTGACGAATGACGGGCGTGATGTGCGACACGACGATTCTCCGCGAAAAGCAGGCGCGATCGCGCTTCGTTCGCGCGACTGCAGTGGACTGTCTGCCCATTTAAGTCGTCTTCCGTGGCTGCTGACTTGATCTGTATCAACAGGGCCCGGACAGTGGCGGCGCGGGGATAAGACATCGGCGTGGATGGCACGCGATTGATCGACATCAAAACCTGTGCCGCGTTATCGAGCATGCTGAACATGTCGCGCTACTGCAAACGATATCCTGGTGAGCTTACCTGAAGGAGAGATGCAATGAGCAATCTGACGCGTTTTGACCCGTTCTCACTGGACCCTGTGGTTTCGGATCTGTTTCAGGGTTTTTTCCGGCCTATGCGATCGCTGGCGACGACGCAGGACGCTGAGCTTGCTTCGATGAAAATCGACGTGACGGAGAACGAGGGTGCCTATACGGTGAAAGCCGAACTGCCGGGCATCGACAAGAAGGATATCGACGTCCAGATTGACGGGCGCATCGTCTCGATCAACGCGAAGGTCGAACGGAACAAGGAAGAGAAGGAGGGCGAGCGCGTAATCCGTCGCGAGCGCTATTCGGGTGCGTTCAGCCGCTCGTTCTCGCTGGCGGGCGAAGTCGACGATACAAAAGCGACGGCTGAGTACAAGGATGGCGTGCTGTCGCTGAGCCTTCCGAAACGGGCGCCGAGTGATCAGAAGCGCATTGCGGTCAACTGATTCAGGGGCGTCATACGACTTGTATTCGTGGGGAAAACCAAGTGCCCTGCGGCACGGGACGGACGGGGATGCAACGCGGGCTTGAATGATAAGCCCGCTTTTTTTTGCATCGTTGTTTAGAGGGCAATGGCAACCCGAGGCCTCGGATCTGACTTCAGTCAAGCGCGTCGTGATGCAGTTTGCGGGACCAGAAGACGATGAGCACAACGGCGCCGACCATGCCGCCCAGATGCGCGAAATGTGCGACACCCGGCGCTGCCCGCGACACCCCCAGCAACAGTTCGATTGCTGCATAACCGGTGGCAAAGAGCCACGCGGGCATCGGAATGGGCGGGAACAGCAGCACGACCCGCCGCTGCGGAAAGATCAGGGCATACGCGACAAGCACACCAAACACCCCGGCAGACGCACCTATGGCCGGATATGCATCGCCTGCAAGCATCAGGCTGGTGAGTAGCTGCGCGACCCCGCCGCACACGACGCTTGCCGCATAGAGCATCAGAGTTCTGCGCGCGCCGAGCACACGTTCCACCTCGCTGCCGAACATGAACAGGCCGAGCATGTTGAACACGAGATGCGTGAGATTGGCATGCAACGCGCTGTATGTCAGAAGCTGCCAGAAGTGGAATACGGGAACGTCGCTGTTCGCCGTCTGCAGCGGCCACAGCGCATAGCGGTCGATCGGCGAATCCGGGCTGGCCGCCTCGATCGCGAATGCGAACACGTTGAGTGCAATCAGGAAGAGTGTCATGGTTGAGTGGCCTTGCGGAGCACAGGTGTACGGCTAACACCTCACTCAGGTTAAGCCCACGAAGTTGCGCTGGATTGATCTGCATCAGCCCGCTTGCCCGGTTGCGGGTCGAAGCTTTCTTCTGGTGGCGCGAGCTACGCTTCGTTTCGAGGAGATGCGCGATGAAATCAGACCGGCAGTTGAAGAAAGAAGTC
Protein-coding regions in this window:
- a CDS encoding Hsp20/alpha crystallin family protein — translated: MSNLTRFDPFSLDPVVSDLFQGFFRPMRSLATTQDAELASMKIDVTENEGAYTVKAELPGIDKKDIDVQIDGRIVSINAKVERNKEEKEGERVIRRERYSGAFSRSFSLAGEVDDTKATAEYKDGVLSLSLPKRAPSDQKRIAVN
- a CDS encoding rhomboid family intramembrane serine protease; this encodes MTLFLIALNVFAFAIEAASPDSPIDRYALWPLQTANSDVPVFHFWQLLTYSALHANLTHLVFNMLGLFMFGSEVERVLGARRTLMLYAASVVCGGVAQLLTSLMLAGDAYPAIGASAGVFGVLVAYALIFPQRRVVLLFPPIPMPAWLFATGYAAIELLLGVSRAAPGVAHFAHLGGMVGAVVLIVFWSRKLHHDALD
- a CDS encoding polysaccharide deacetylase family protein, with product MSHITPVIRHARTLTRSRNAPHAMHRSAALLLLVAIMLMTVSLLASPTAFAEQGTHEAVSAVAILVYHRFSDTADDSMTVRVTTFEAQLRFLKQHGYEIVPLRAIVTWLRDPAATLPRKAVALTVDDGHESVYQRLLPIAQREQLPVTLFVYPSAISNASYALTWEQLRTLRATGLFDVQSHTWWHPNFHVERRRQAPAEFERFASTQLQHSRELIESRLGGQVDMVAWPFGLYDDDLVRIASKLGYVAAFTLNAQRVRPSSPLMALPRFLMVDDVTPRILGRLLGEPETPADQAAEVRR